The following coding sequences lie in one Phragmites australis chromosome 8, lpPhrAust1.1, whole genome shotgun sequence genomic window:
- the LOC133925805 gene encoding ethylene-responsive transcription factor ERF020-like, with translation MNQASFAKKPEEAKAAMVKAAASIDNAAATKHGVKRTYKGVRMRSWGSWVSEVRAPGQKTRIWLGSHSTAEAAARAYDAALLCLKGSAAAADLNFPVRLPFDLPAAAMSPKSIQRVAAAAAAAASAGTAFAACVENDNACSDDTPAWSSSPSDASAVSSPESTVSSETEAAHDSGDVDYSLLADIDAFFQSPKCMEYAMMDPCSAFFAPAPMAMDDGGCWEEGDIALWSFSTL, from the coding sequence ATGAACCAAGCTTCGTTTGCCAAGAAGCCGGAGGAAGCTAAGGCAGCCATGGTCAAGGCGGCGGCGAGCATTGACAACGCAGCGGCGACGAAGCACGGCGTCAAGAGGACGTACAAGGGCGTGCGGATGCGGAGCTGGGGCTCGTGGGTGTCGGAGGTCCGGGCGCCGGGCCAGAAGACGCGGATATGGCTCGGCTCCCACTCCACCGCCGAGGCCGCGGCGCGCGCGTACGACGCCGCGCTGCTCTGCCTCAAGGGGtccgcagccgccgccgaccTCAACTTCCCCGTGCGCCTCCCGTTcgacctccccgccgccgccatgtcACCCAAGTCAATCCAgcgcgtcgccgccgcggccgcggccgccgccagcgccggcACGGCCTTCGCGGCCTGCGTCGAAAATGACAATGCCTGCAGCGACGACACTCCGGCGTGGAGCAGCTCGCCCAGCGATGCCTCAGCGGTGAGCTCCCCGGAGTCGACGGTCAGCAGTGAGACTGAGGCAGCCCACGACAGCGGCGACGTGGACTACAGCTTGCTAGCCGACATCGACGCGTTCTTCCAGTCGCCCAAGTGCATGGAGTACGCCATGATGGACCCCTGCAGCGCTTTCTTTGCGCCGGCGCCGATGGCCATGGACGACGGCGGCTGCTGGGAGGAGGGTGACATTGCGCTCTGGAGCTTCTCTACTCTGTGA
- the LOC133925803 gene encoding E3 ubiquitin-protein ligase RING1-like, which produces MSTAANGRVRRRRRSWRMYWCYVCGRAVRAVSYPTSDVFCPRCFGRFLHEIDLPAPRLALPPPDRFFQPPFLPHDGPRRWIIYTGGTDPTDADTPLPRRRVPSPPPAPTRRRPDGADVPPAPVNWDEFFVGPNLDGLIERLTQDDRPGPPPAPEPAIESLPTVRVSPANLSDGSQCPVCREEFELGEAARELPCKHAYHTDCIVPWLRLHNSCPVCRQELPSPADNSPDGGGGGGGETEPPGPVVMAGWGPLAWLSLPRGPDGDGWERSEAAAGDAAGGGACAPAILQSFVLVLACFFFLSFFV; this is translated from the coding sequence ATGTCCACGGCCGCGAACGGCCGCGTGCGACGGCGGCGTCGGTCGTGGCGCATGTACTGGTGTTACGTGTGCGGCCGCGCGGTGCGCGCCGTCTCGTACCCGACCTCGGACGTCTTCTGCCCGCGCTGCTTCGGCCGCTTCCTGCACGAGATCGACCTGCCGGCGCCGCGGCTCGCGCTCCCGCCGCCGGACCGGTTCTTCCAGCCGCCGTTCCTCCCGCACGATGGTCCTCGCCGCTGGATCATATACACTGGCGGCACAGACCCAACTGATGCCGACACGCCGCTCCCTCGCCGTCGCGTCCCGTCCCCGCCTCCGGCGCCGACAAGGCGGCGTCCGGACGGCGCCGACGTCCCACCAGCTCCCGTCAACTGGGACGAGTTCTTCGTCGGGCCCAACCTGGATGGTCTCATCGAGCGACTCACGCAGGACGACCGCCCCGGGCCGCCACCCGCGCCGGAGCCGGCCATCGAGTCGCTGCCCACGGTGCGCGTCTCGCCGGCTAACCTGTCGGACGGCTCGCAGTGCCCGGTGTGCAGGGAGGAGTTCGAGCTCGGGGAGGCCGCACGCGAGCTGCCGTGCAAGCACGCGTACCACACTGACTGCATCGTGCCGTGGCTCCGGCTCCACAACTCCTGCCCGGTCTGCCGGCAGGAGCTGCCGTCGCCGGCCGACAATTCTCCcgacggcggtggtggcggcggcggggagacgGAGCCGCCGGGGCCGGTGGTGATGGCCGGTTGGGGGCCACTGGCTTGGCTGTCATTGCCACGCGGGCCGGACGGGGACGGTTGGGAGAGGAGTGAAGCGGCTGCCGGTGACGCTGCCGGCGGTGGTGCTTGTGCACCGGCTATCCTGCAGTCTTTTGTCCTCGTCCTTGCCTgctttttcttcctctccttctttGTTTGA